From Oryza sativa Japonica Group chromosome 4, ASM3414082v1, one genomic window encodes:
- the LOC112938589 gene encoding uncharacterized protein, giving the protein MAMTLRFPAGGATSVPAAMPHRVPMATAPSRLPATVAMALVSLRYPGLECSISTPSAAIRLTPINSVTHFDVLRLRARRTDGEDDVSALPEIDGAASALPCTASTASPRSCVPGFPNTQSAFPNTRLSLLGWILKLVQERFSGDPSLLSSLLVLLIGGWQTAYFKEAVERRIKGSMRIPPCILTIFTFCAAVATLLYKAVKASEELDGIISHLIKKFEKLLESHDVKTQSEKLPEPREAEAKSQAKEVKTQDKS; this is encoded by the exons ATGGCGATGACGCTCCGCTTCCCCGCGGGCGGCGCGACCTCGGTGCCTGCGGCCATGCCCCACCGCGTCCCCATGGCGACCGCGCCCTCTCGCCTCCCCGCGACGGTGGCCATGGCGTTGGTATCGCTCCGCTATCCGGGCCTGGAATGTTCG ATTTCGACTCCTTCCGCGGCCATCCGCCTTACCCCGATCAACTCGGTCACCCACTTCGACGTGTTGCGCCTGCGCGCGCGCAGGACTGACGGGGAAGACGATGTCTCGGCACTCCCGGAGAtcgacggcgccgcctccgcgcttCCCTGCACCGCCTCCACTGCCAGTCCTCGTAGCTGCGTCCCCGGCTTCCCCAACACCCAGAGCGCCTTCCCCAACACCCGgctctccctcttgggctggATTCTCAAATTAGTCCAGGAGAGATTCTCAGGAGATCCTAGTTTACTCTCAAGCTTATTGGTTCTTCTGATCGGTGGTTGGCAGACTGCTTACTTCAAGGAAGCTGTAGAAAGGAGGATCAAGGGATCCATGCGCATTCCTCCCTGTATCCTCACCATTTTCACGTTCTGTGCGGCTGTAGCAACATTGCTGTACAAAGCGGTCAAAGCTAGCGAAGAGTTAGATGGCATCATCTCGCATCTCATCAAGAAATTCGAGAAGCTTCTAGAGTCCCATGATGTGAAGACGCAATCTGAGAAGCTTCCGGAGCCTCGTGAGGCCGAGGCGAAGTCGCAGGCTAAGGAGGTGAAGACTCAAGACAAG AGCTAG
- the LOC4337174 gene encoding microtubule-associated protein RP/EB family member 1A — protein MAAAAAAATIGMMDSAYFVGRGEILSWINATLQLSLAKVEEAASGAVQCQLMDMVHPGVVPMHKVNFDAKTEYDMIQNYKILQDVFNKLRLSKNIEVNKLVKGRPLDNLEFLQWLKRYCDSVNGGIMNENYNPVERRSKGCKERSLKGSNKSSKSLQANRLSSANSADGGPCVGKVNVISEEHYIEQIQQLSEKIAGLKISMDSAEKERDFYFSKLRDIEILCQRPELEHLPMTKAVQKILYAADARDSPLPEANEIITRSPSMFPDEA, from the exons atggcggcggcggcggcggcggcgaccatagGGATGATGGACAGCGCGTACTTCGTCGGGAGGGGGGAGATCCTCAGCTGGATCAATGCCACCCTCCAGCTCTCCCTCGCCAAGGTCGAGGAG GCGGCGTCAGGGGCGGTGCAGTGCCAGTTGATGGATATGGTTCACCCTGGGGTGGTGCCAATGCACAAG GTGAATTTTGATGCTAAGACCGAGTATGACATGATCCAGAACTACAAGATTCTTCAAGATGTGTTCAACAAGCTGCGGTTGAGCAAG AATATTGAGGTCAACAAGCTTGTCAAGGGACGTCCATTGGATAACCTGGAGTTTCTGCAATGGTTGAAAAGATATTGTGATTCTGTAAATGGTGGAATCATGAATGA AAACTACAATCCTGTAGAGAGGAGGTCTAAGGGTTGCAAAGAACGCAGTCTCAAAGGTTCCAACAAGTCGTCCAAATCACTACAAGCTAATAGATTGTCTAGTGCAAATTCAGCTGATGGAG GTCCATGCGTTGGTAAAGTCAATGTTATCTCTGAAGAGCATTACATAGAACAGATTCAGCAATTATCTGAGAAG ATTGCAGGCCTGAAAATTTCTATGGATAGCGCGGAGAAAGAAAGAGACTTCTACTTTTCTAAGCTGCGCGACATTGAGATACTGTGTCAAAGACCAGAGTTGGAGCATCTTCCG ATGACCAAGGCTGTACAGAAGATACTTTATGCGGCTGATGCAAGAGATTCGCCATTGCCTGAGGCTAATGAAATAATCACCCGGTCACCAAGCATGTTCCCAGATGAAGCCTAG